In one window of Nicotiana tabacum cultivar K326 chromosome 12, ASM71507v2, whole genome shotgun sequence DNA:
- the LOC107814605 gene encoding tetratricopeptide repeat protein SKI3, with product MSEEDDAIRRLEEAVVDDPSLHFDLGVLLWDKGGDIQEKAAQHFLIAAKLNPQNGAAFRYLGHYYARVAVDSQRAVKCYQRAVNLNPDDSIAGEAICDILDGSGKESLEIAVCREASEKSPRAFWALCRLGFLLVNQKKWSEAVQSLQQAIRGYPTCADLWEALGLSYQQMGMFTAAVKSYARAIELEESRVFALVESGNVHLMLGSFRKGIEQFRQALLISPLNLSAHHGLASALLSLAKESIDSGAFKWGASLLEEASKVALECTSIVGNMSCSWKLHGDIQLIYAKCFPWMDEGLGSGADEKSFSSSILSWKRNCCLAARSACRSYQRALHLSPWQANVYTDVAIASELLLSLKENCKDDINSWFVSEKMCLGGLLLEGCNSEFWVALGCLSDHSALKQHAFVRALQLDVSLAVAWAHLGKLYRLEGKSQLAQLAFDRARSIDPSLSLPWAGMSADAAARNLKPDEAYECCLRAVQIFPLAEFQTGLVKLALQSGYLQSPEAFGAIQQALQRAPQYPESHNLKGLVCEARGDYESAVASYRLARLAARVFAGRVSKSYPADISINLTRSLCMAGNADAAIQECKYLENKGLLDVEGLQLYALSYWKLGKYDLALSVAKRLASSALPTEHSLAAASISFICRLVYHMLGQELAIRNILQLPRRAFESSQVRLVASAIHALDESHQLDSVVSSVRESLSSSKEIAALDFLATLGLLVKHGSNDCLGVQKGVNYLRRALHVSPNSNLIRNLLGYLLLSSEEWKDVHISARCFIVDPSEHLKQEGVKSSVEIFGAGAVACCTMGSSKKTLPMFICRESLTSGCKTIQLLQKCVHQQPWDHTSYYLLILNYLQKVREEKFPHNMCVVLERLISVALQNELYAKEDISYQYQKFQLLLCAAEVSLQCGNNFNCIMRAKSALEMQLSDNYLFFAHLLLCRAYAVEGNYIGLREEYVRCLELKTDYHIGWICLKFLESQYKLHSDSSALALAFQECCKEIKTSWNMWIAIYNLVQGLTAVWNGEFIDAEESLAQACSLAGGESCLFLSHGAICMEIARQQSDSEFLSLAIRSLKKAKDSSSMPLPFVSLLLAQAEASLGSESKWEKNLIEEWSSWPPESRPAELFFQMHLLARRLTEGSGAISNLEPSTSPIRWILEAIHMNPSCLRYWRALLKFME from the exons ATG AGTGAAGAAGACGATGCTATAAGACGGTTAGAAGAAGCAGTTGTGGACGATCCTTCGCTCCACTTTGATCTCGGGGTCTTGTTATGGGATAAGGGAGGAGACATTCAGGAAAAAGCCGCTCAACATTTTCTCATAGCGGCGAAGCTCAACCCACAAAATGGTGCTGCTTTCAGATATTTGGGACACTACTATGCTCGAGTGGCTGTCGACTCTCAGAGGGCTGTCAAGTGTTATCAGAGAGCCGTCAACCTTAATCCCGATGATTCAATTGCTGGG GAAGCAATATGTGATATACTGGACGGAAGTGGAAAAGAGAGCTTGGAGATAGCTGTATGCCGCGAAGCTTCAGAGAAGTCACCCAGGGCCTTTTGGGCTTTATGCAGATTGGGTTTCCTTTTG GTCAACCAAAAGAAGTGGTCCGAAGCAGTGCAGAGTCTTCAGCAAGCCATTAGAGGCTATCCAACATGTGCTGATTTGTGGGAG GCTCTGGGTCTTTCCTACCAGCAAATGGGCATGTTTACAGCCGCTGTTAAG TCCTATGCAAGAGCTATTGAATTGGAGGAATCAAGAGTATTTGCATTGGTGGAAAGTGGAAATGTCCATTTGATGCTTGGTTCGTTTCGGAAG GGAATAGAGCAGTTCCGGCAAGCTTTACTGATCTCACCTCTGAATTTGTCCGCGCATCATGGGCTTGCCTCTGCACTCCTTAGTTTGGCaaaggaatctattgattctGGTGCCTTTAAATGGGGAGCTTCACTCTTAGAG GAAGCGTCGAAAGTGGCTCTAGAATGTACTTCCATTGTTGGCAATATGTCTTGTTCTTGGAAGCTGCATGGAGATATTCAG CTCATATACGCGAAATGTTTTCCATGGATGGATGAAGGATTGGGATCAGGAGCTGATGAAAAATCATTCAGTAGTTCAATCCTGTCATGGAAGAGAAACTGCTGCTTAGCAGCCAGATCTGCTTGTCGCTCCTACCAGCGGGCTTTGCATTTGTCCCCTTGGCAAGCTAATGTGTATACTGATGTTGCCATTGCATCTGAGCTTCTTTTGTCGTTGAAGGAGAACTGTAAAGATGACATTAACTCTTG GTTTGTGTCTGAAAAGATGTGCCTTGGAGGCTTATTACTTGAAGGTTGCAATAGCGAGTTTTGGGTAGCCTTAGGATGTTTATCTGATCATTCTGCATTGAAACAACATGCTTTCGTACGGGCGCTGCAGTTGGACGTTTCTCTTGCAGTTGCATGGGCACATCTTGGAAAG CTTTATCGGCTGGAGGGGAAAAGTCAATTGGCTCAGCTAGCATTTGATCGTGCAAGAAGTATTGATCCTTCACTTTCATTGCCATGGGCAGGCATGTCAGCTGATGCTGCTGCAAG GAATCTGAAACCAGACGAGGCTTACGAGTGCTGTCTTCGGGCGGTTCAGATCTTTCCA CTTGCAGAATTCCAAACTGGTCTAGTTAAGCTTGCTCTGCAGTCTGGTTATCTGCAATCTCCAGAG GCATTTGGAGCCATCCAGCAGGCTTTGCAGCGTGCACCTCAGTATCCTGAATCTCACAATCTGAAAGGGCTAGTTTGTGAGGCACGAGGTGATTATGAAAGTGCTGTTGCCTCGTATAGACTGGCACGCCTTGCTGCCAGAGTTTTTGCAGGAAGAGTTTCAAAATCGTATCCAGCAGATATATCTATTAATTTGACCAGGTCGCTCTGTATG GCAGGAAATGCTGATGCAGCTATCCAAGAATGTAAATATTTGGAAAACAAAG GTCTTCTGGATGTAGAAGGTTTGCAGCTTTATGCGCTTTCTTATTGGAAACTTGGCAAGTATGACCTTGCTCTTTCAGTGGCAAAAAGGCTCGCCTCATCTGCTTTACCAACAGAACATTCATTGGCTGCTGCCTCCATCAGTTTCATCTGTAGATTAGTGTATCATATGTTAGGGCAGGAATTAGCTATTAGAAACATTTTGCAACTACCCAGAAGAGCCTTCGAGAGTTCACAAGTTAGGCTTGTAGCATCTGCTATTCATGCATTAGATGAAAGTCATCAGCTTGACTCAGTTGTTTCAAGTGTTCGTGAGTCTCTTTCATCTAGCAAAGAGATTGCTGCACTGGATTTCCTAGCCACACTTGGCTTACTA GTCAAACATGGATCTAACGACTGCTTAGGAGTTCAGAAGGGAGTCAATTATCTAAGAAGAGCTCTTCATGTTTCTCCAAACAGTAATTTGATAAG GAACCTTCTTGGTTATCTATTATTATCCAGCGAAGAATGGAAAGATGTTCACATTTCAGCTCGATGCTTCATAGTGGATCCTTCCGAACATCTGAAGCAGGAAGGTGTTAAATCCAGTGTTGAGATTTTTGGTGCTGGAGCAGTTGCTTGCTGTACTATGGGGAGCAGCAAGAAGACATTACCCATGttcatctgtagagaaagtttgACATCGGGGTGCAAAACTATCCAGCTGCTGCAGAA GTGTGTCCATCAGCAGCCTTGGGACCATACTTCCTATTACCTGCTTATACTAAACTATCTGCAAAAGGTGCGGGAGGAGAAATTTCCGCATAACATGTGTGTTGTTCTTGAGCGGTTAATAAGTGTGGCTCTTCAAAATGAGCTTTATGCGAAGGAAGACATTTCGTACCAATACCAAAAGTTCCAGCTTCTGCTTTGTGCTGCGGAGGTTAGTTTGCAATGTGGGAATAATTTCAATTGCATTATGCGTGCAAAAAGTGCTCTAGAGATGCAGCTTTCAGATAACTACCTCTTCTTTGCACACTTGCTACTGTGTCGTGCCTATGCTGTGGAAGGTAATTATATTGGGCTTCGTGAAGAGTACGTTAGGTGCTTGGAGCTCAAAACTGATTATCATATTGGTTGGATTTGCCTTAAGTTTCTTGAAAGTCAATACAAGCTGCACTCAGATTCCAGTGCACTAGCCTTGGCCTTTCAAGAGTGTTGCAAAGAGATAAAGACTTCGTGGAACATGTGGATTGCTATATATAATTTGGTTCAAGGTCTAACTGCAGTTTGGAATGGGGAATTTATTGACGCAGAAGAGTCACTTGCGCAAGCTTGCTCGTTAGCTGGTGGTGAGAGTTGCCTTTTTCTCAGCCATG GTGCTATTTGCATGGAGATTGCCAGACAACAGTCCGATTCAGAGTTTCTATCACTTGCTATTAGAAGTCTGAAAAAAGCAAAAGATAGTTCTTCGATGCCATTACCCTTTGTCTCACTCCTACTGGCGCAAGCAGAAGCTAGCCTCGGCTCTGAATCAAAGTGGGAAAAAAACCTCATTGAGGAATGGTCATCTTGGCCACCAG AGAGTAGGCCTGCCGAACTATTTTTCCAGATGCATTTGCTTGCTAGACGGCTGACAGAAGGTTCTGGAGCTATATCCAATCTGGAGCCATCTACAAGTCCTATAAGATGGATACTTGAAGCAATCCATATGAATCCGTCTTGTTTGAGATACTGGAGAGCTTTGTTGAAATTTATGGAGTAA